A region from the Alnus glutinosa chromosome 5, dhAlnGlut1.1, whole genome shotgun sequence genome encodes:
- the LOC133868071 gene encoding uncharacterized protein LOC133868071, whose amino-acid sequence MVNLIPTVIKNFYDKWNIQSFILFSLSLQTILILFAPFRKRSGNIMVIWLIWSAYLLADWAANFAVGLISNSQGNSSKPNTREDILAFWAPFLLLHLGGPDTITAFALEDNALWLRHLVGLLTQVSAAVLVFGQALPENKYLWIPTVLLFVAGTIKFGERTRALFLANLNKFRESMLKPPDPGPNYAKIMEEYAAKKEAKLPTQIELIAEPNQDSKTARYAIDEGDRELDDLKTVKHAYHFFEIFKGLIVDLIFSFRERDESRLFFQKRKSKDAFKVLAVELNFMYEVLYTKVVVVHSKFGYFVRFISWCAVVAAFSIFYKLDKQGFRKIDVGITYTLLFGAIALDTIALFMLAFSDWTAASIQNLSRENIWKTICKASIDRCFLPLLKYFLTLKKINWGTETSWLGRARQILFRRWSESLYQYNLIDYCLKERLIKGLIKRLWIYPIEELGLKDFYDLMKYVSKKPFAEELWEFIFDQLKKKSNLADDPDTAKRICSARGDWVLQDSDWNSDSSKLMSYVVDVDYDQSLMIWHIATDICYSTESGNINDDESTIASREFCKVLSDYMLYLLVMQPTMMSAVAGIGQIRFRDTCAEAKNFFKRKNPRGGSGEEHKQACEMILEVNTDVRPVDLKGDRSKSVLFDACILAKELKNLKGPKKWKLMSEVWVELLSYAASHCRANTHAAQLSKGGELITFVWLLMAHLGIGDQFQINEGHARAKLIVGK is encoded by the coding sequence ATGGTTAACTTAATCCCAACCGTAATCAAGAATTTCTATGATAAATGGAATATCCAGAGTTTCATTCTGTTCAGTCTCTCACTACAGACCATTCTAATTCTGTTTGCACCATTCAGAAAACGGTCAGGAAATATAATGGTAATATGGCTGATCTGGTCAGCTTACTTGCTGGCCGATTGGGCTGCGAACTTTGCGGTCGGACTTATTTCCAATAGTCAAGGAAATTCTTCGAAACCTAATACTCGTGAGGACATTCTGGCATTTTGGGCACCCTTTCTTTTGTTACACCTTGGTGGTCCAGATACCATAACTGCTTTTGCTCTGGAGGATAATGCACTTTGGCTAAGGCACTTGGTTGGGCTTCTAACCCAGGTTTCTGCAGCTGTTCTTGTCTTCGGCCAAGCCCTTCCCGAAAACAAGTACTTATGGATCCCTACTGTCCTTCTGTTTGTCGCTGGAACCATCAAGTTTGGTGAGCGAACGCGTGCTTTATTTCTCGCAAACCTGAATAAATTTCGGGAATCCATGCTTAAACCACCTGACCCAGGGCCTAACTATGCAAAGATCATGGAGGAATACGCTGCGAAGAAAGAGGCCAAACTCCCAACTCAGATAGAATTGATAGCAGAGCCTAATCAAGATTCCAAGACTGCACGTTATGCAATTGATGAAGGCGATCGCGAGCTAGATGATCTTAAGACGGTGAAACATGCTTATCACTTCTTCGAAATCTTCAAGGGTCTCATTGTGGATCTCATCTTTAGTTTCCGCGAGCGCGATGAGAGCCGACTATTTTTCCAAAAGAGAAAATCGAAAGATGCTTTTAAGGTGCTAGCGGTTGAACTCAACTTCATGTATGAAGTTCTCTATACGAAGGTTGTTGTGGTGCATTCAAAGTTTGGATACTTTGTCCGGTTTATATCCTGGTGTGCGGTTGTGGCCGCCTTTTCAATCTTCTATAAATTAGATAAGCAAGGTTTTCGCAAGATTGACGTTGGAATAACCTATACCTTGCTCTTTGGTGCCATAGCATTGGATACAATTGCTCTCTTTATGCTGGCTTTCTCTGATTGGACTGCTGCTTCCATCCAGAACTTGTCGAGGGAAAATATCTGGAAAACTATCTGTAAAGCTTCTATAGACAGATGCTTCCTCCCTCTCCTCAAATACTTTCTCACTCTCAAGAAGATAAACTGGGGGACAGAGACAAGTTGGTTGGGACGGGCTAGACAAATCCTATTCCGGAGGTGGTCTGAATCTCTATATCAATACAACTTGATAGATTATTGTTTGAAAGAACGTTTAATTAAAGGTTTAATTAAACGTTTATGGATTTATCCCATTGAGGAATTAGGCCTTAAGGATTTCTATGATTTGATGAAGTATGTTTCCAAGAAACCATTTGCAGAAGAGTTATGGGAGTTCATCTTTGATCAGTTGAAAAAGAAATCCAATCTCGCAGATGATCCTGACACTGCGAAGAGGATATGTTCGGCTCGAGGTGATTGGGTTCTACAGGATAGTGATTGGAATAGTGATAGTAGTAAGCTGATGTCTTATGTTGTTGATGTTGATTATGATCAGAGCCTTATGATATGGCATATTGCTACAGATATCTGCTATAGTACCGAGAGCGGCAACATCAATGACGATGAGAGTACTATAGCTAGTCGTGAATTCTGTAAGGTCCTCTCGGATTATATGTTATATCTTCTAGTTATGCAGCCAACCATGATGTCGGCTGTAGCGGGTATTGGCCAAATAAGATTCCGCGATACCTGTGCCGAGgccaaaaatttcttcaaaagaAAGAATCCACGAGGAGGATCAGGAGAAGAACATAAACAGGCATGCGAAATGATCCTTGAAGTAAATACTGATGTCAGACCTGTTGATTTGAAGGGTGACAGAAGCAAATCTGTGCTGTTTGATGCTTGTATTCTCGCCAAAGagctaaaaaatttgaaggggcCGAAAAAATGGAAGCTAATGAGTGAAGTGTGGGTGGAATTGTTGTCTTATGCTGCAAGCCATTGCAGGGCCAATACCCATGCTGCTCAACTAAGCAAAGGAGGAGAGCTTATCACATTTGTCTGGTTATTAATGGCTCATTTGGGCATAGGGGATCAGTTCCAAATAAATGAGGGCCATGCAAGAGCAAAACTGATTGTGGGTAAGTAA
- the LOC133868885 gene encoding uncharacterized protein LOC133868885, whose translation MDLPIPDDVQRLWEAWNFRVCIILSLLLQALLVLASPCRKRTRSKLLLVFIWLAYLIADWIAAFAIGLVSKSQDGACESKGREDLMAFWASFLLLHLGGPDTITSFSLEDNEFWLRHLIGLTLQVLATAYIFYQSLSDQSKLWVPTTMVFVVGTIKYAERTRALYLASLSQFGGSVLPKPEPGPDYEEAMEIYSSMRSVQVKAEASHVEVMPITPEVWNPVGSMSPLDLDDMQLLEEAYRLFGIFKGLIAGLLLSSKDRELSRDFFLTRTATDAFRLVERELNFINEVLHTKVNVVRCQTGYILRFVSFILILGALMAVSIEEAKQTVFRNKFDGRLTYALLIGALGLEAISVFMLIFSDRTLVALKRSSSRRKKFILLGINLKRRRWSRSVSQYDMISYCLNDPPKWMYNLVGCVGAGVILEKITILRFSHSLTVSEQLKEFIFDQLRMKSLTANNLRAAMDACSQRGAWALLHTSRDIYFKLKWSIVEYQYAESLLLWHLATDLCYLKETETESSAEVYDRRKICKLLSDYMFYLLVMKPDLMTPVLGNWQIVLQDTCEEAKRFFCKKPPISNKFEACEKILGVETKFRPAAVKGNKSKSVLFDACMLAQELLKLEINKWKLMSQVWVELMSYAAINCRPNVHAQQPSRGGELLTFIWLLMNHLGLGTQFYEQERQAGTKMVPQK comes from the coding sequence ATGGACCTCCCTATCCCCGACGATGTCCAGAGGCTATGGGAGGCATGGAATTTCCGGGTCTGTATTATCTTAAGCCTCTTACTGCAGGCGCTTCTAGTTTTAGCGTCGCCCTGCAGAAAGCGGACGAGAAGCAAATTGCTACTCGTGTTCATATGGCTGGCATACTTAATTGCCGACTGGATTGCTGCTTTTGCCATTGGACTCGTCTCCAAAAGCCAAGATGGCGCTTGTGAATCAAAAGGGAGAGAGGACCTCATGGCATTCTGGGCTTCCTTTCTTTTGCTGCATCTTGGCGGCCCTGATACCATTACTTCGTTTTCTCTTGAGGATAATGAGTTCTGGCTCAGGCACTTGATTGGGCTTACATTACAGGTTCTGGCAACTGCTTATATCTTCTATCAGTCGCTTTCTGATCAGAGCAAGCTATGGGTTCCCACTACAATGGTGTTTGTTGTGGGAACTATCAAGTACGCAGAGCGGACGCGTGCTCTCTATCTTGCGAGCTTGAGCCAATTCGGAGGTTCAGTATTGCCGAAGCCAGAACCTGGGCCTGACTATGAAGAAGCCATGGAGATTTACTCTTCTATGAGGTCAGTCCAGGTCAAGGCTGAGGCATCACATGTGGAGGTGATGCCAATTACCCCGGAGGTTTGGAATCCTGTGGGTTCTATGTCGCCATTAGATCTAGACGACATGCAATTACTGGAAGAAGCATATCGCCTCTTCGGAATCTTCAAGGGGCTTATTGCAGGCCTCCTATTGAGCTCCAAAGACCGAGAATTGAGCCGAGATTTTTTTCTCACTAGAACTGCGACTGACGCATTCAGACTAGTGGAGCGTGAGCTTAATTTCATAAATGAGGTTCTCCACACCAAGGTCAATGTTGTTCGTTGCCAAACTGGCTACATTCTCCGCTTTGTTAGCTTTATTTTAATCCTAGGAGCATTAATGGCAGTTTCAATTGAGGAGGCCAAGCAGACTGTTTTTCGTAATAAGTTCGATGGCAGACTTACTTACGCCTTGCTCATTGGGGCATTAGGCCTCGAGGCCATATCCGTCTTCATGCTTATTTTTTCTGACAGGACCCTCGTTGCCCTGAAGAGATCGAGTAGCCGGCGAAAAAAATTCATTCTTCTAGGAATCAACTTgaaaagaagaaggtggtctagATCTGTTTCCCAGTATGATATGATAAGCTATTGCTTGAATGATCCTCCAAAATGGATGTACAATTTGGTTGGTTGTGTGGGTGCTGGCGTAATTCTAGAGAAGATAACAATCTTGCGTTTTTCACATTCACTGACGGTCAGCGAACAGCTGAAGGAGTTCATTTTCGATCAGCTGAGAATGAAATCCCTGACTGCAAACAACTTGAGAGCTGCCATGGATGCATGTTCGCAAAGAGGTGCTTGGGCTCTTCTGCACACTTCTAGAGATATCTATTTCAAACTAAAATGGAGCATCGTGGAGTATCAATACGCGGAAAGCCTTCTCCTCTGGCACTTGGCTACCGACCTCTGCTATCTCAAGGAAACCGAAACCGAATCTAGTGCTGAAGTGTACGATAGAAGAAAAATATGCAAACTACTTTCAGATTATATGTTTTATCTTCTTGTCATGAAGCCTGATCTGATGACCCCTGTGCTGGGTAATTGGCAAATAGTCCTCCAGGACACTTGTGAAGAAGCCAAGAGATTCTTTTGCAAAAAACCACCAATATCGAATAAATTTGAAGCCTGTGAAAAAATCCTTGGAGTGGAAACGAAATTCAGACCAGCTGCTGTGAAGGGAAATAAAAGCAAATCTGTGCTGTTTGATGCATGTATGCTGGCACAAGAACTCTTGAAGTTGGAGATAAACAAATGGAAGCTAATGAGCCAAGTTTGGGTGGAATTGATGTCTTACGCTGCCATTAATTGTAGACCAAATGTACATGCACAGCAACCCAGCCGGGGTGGGGAACTCTTGACATTCATTTGGTTACTGATGAATCATCTAGGCTTGGGAACGCAGTTCTACGAGCAGGAACGCCAAGCTGGAACGAAAATGGTCCCCCAGAAGTAG